Genomic window (Fusobacterium varium):
CATATCCAACAACTTCAGCAAAGTTAAGAGTTCCTCCAGCTAAGATAATACCAATATTAAGGAATTTTTTTCCAGCAAAAGTAGTTCCTGCTTTAAAATCTTTATCAATAGAAGGCATTAAGTTTAATATAGTTATACCAAGAAGAAGTCCAATCATAGGAGCTCCTACCCAATGTTGCAGTTTTCCAAGTTTTGTCGCTATAACAGCTAAAATTAAGCATGTAATTATTCCAATATATTTTTTGTTCAAAATAATTCTCTCCCTTTAAATTTATTCTTTAGTTCATTTTTTTAGATAAAAAAACTGCTGAGAAAAAATATATTCTCAGCAGTTAATGAGGGTTTCTATAAGATTAACAAGTAGCTCCACCAACTAAGTGTAGTTGAGCATCTAAAATTTCTTGTTTTCTTTCTAGTAATTCATTTCCTAGTAATTGAGCTTCTACATTTTCAAATCCGATTCTTTCAATTGTAGTTGCAAATCTTTCTCCAGTTTTTCCTTGTTCTCTAAATAGAAGAATTGCTTTTTCAATAACATCAAAAGCTTCTTCTTTAGTTGTAAATACTTTTCTTAAAGGAATTCCATGAGCTGTTAATTTTCCCCATCTTCCACCGATATAGATTTTAAATCCTTTTACACCATCTTCGATAGCGTCGAAGTGACATTTTCCAACACAAAGTCCACAGTTGTTGCAAAGTTCTTTATCAATTTCTAGAACACCATCTACTACTTTTGCAGCTTTCATAGGACATACTGTTTCAATAGCACATTTTTTACATCCACTACATAGATCAGAATCATAGTTAGGTACATATTGTCCAATGATACCTAAGTCATTTAAGTCAGGTTTTACACAGTTGTTAGGACATCCTCCAACTGCAATTTTAAATTTGTGAGGTAATCTAACTCCACTATATCCATTGAAAAATCTTTCGTGAATCTCTTCTCCTAGAGCTTGAGTATCTTGAAGTCCATAATTACATACAGTT
Coding sequences:
- a CDS encoding 4Fe-4S binding protein, which encodes MAIDAAEIKRVKAMGFLHNKGTENFSVRVITKMGAISAEQNRVISEVAEKYGNGKVTFTSRLTVELPGVHFDNIEAVRAHLATVDLMTGGTGSKVRPVVACKGTVCNYGLQDTQALGEEIHERFFNGYSGVRLPHKFKIAVGGCPNNCVKPDLNDLGIIGQYVPNYDSDLCSGCKKCAIETVCPMKAAKVVDGVLEIDKELCNNCGLCVGKCHFDAIEDGVKGFKIYIGGRWGKLTAHGIPLRKVFTTKEEAFDVIEKAILLFREQGKTGERFATTIERIGFENVEAQLLGNELLERKQEILDAQLHLVGGATC